A single window of Sphingobacteriales bacterium DNA harbors:
- a CDS encoding FAD-dependent oxidoreductase, with translation MKSIKSTALRKLLSNLHTAIDEINIKNKYNISYERRTFIKNSTKSLVAIGASCYIPSLLTSCNSNNENILDVAILGGGIAGLNCANHLIPTKLNFQVFEASKRLGGRILTHYNDSTGLAIFPEFGADFTDSNHNDILDLVDEFGLELIDLEKEIKENNLIKDIFYFDNRKIYEAEVIQEFKKIAPKIAKDKIALGENYDTDRAIELDNTSLYKYLHSMKCANWLKELLIAAFVAEFGLDAQEQSALNFIDLIETDTEYGFKVFGDSDEKFRIKGGNSKIIENLVTKIGSDYIKTNYELTEINQRSSGLYDLKFANGEKVTAKYLVCTIPFTILRKIKLNIINMSKEKRKCIDELGYGINTKLILGFEGKPWREYSKAYGFMFQKEITNAWDSSYNKAPENPNNLLVCFYGGSYSSYLNSVSFKNKMAPPTHVWKTELPEKLLEIT, from the coding sequence ATGAAAAGTATAAAATCTACAGCATTAAGAAAACTACTATCAAACTTGCATACTGCAATAGACGAAATTAATATAAAAAATAAGTACAATATATCTTATGAACGTAGAACATTTATTAAGAACTCAACAAAAAGTTTAGTTGCTATTGGTGCGTCATGCTATATTCCTTCTCTACTAACATCGTGCAATAGCAACAATGAAAATATTTTAGATGTTGCCATTTTAGGTGGTGGTATTGCTGGTCTTAATTGCGCCAATCATCTTATTCCTACTAAGCTAAACTTTCAAGTATTTGAAGCTAGCAAAAGACTTGGCGGAAGAATTCTTACACACTATAATGATTCTACTGGACTTGCTATTTTTCCAGAATTTGGTGCTGATTTTACTGATTCTAATCATAATGATATTTTAGATTTAGTGGATGAATTTGGACTTGAATTAATCGACTTAGAAAAAGAAATAAAAGAAAATAATTTAATAAAAGATATATTTTATTTCGACAATAGAAAAATATACGAAGCAGAAGTTATTCAAGAGTTTAAAAAAATTGCTCCTAAGATTGCAAAAGATAAAATTGCATTAGGCGAAAATTATGATACAGATCGTGCCATTGAATTAGACAATACTTCACTGTATAAGTATTTACACTCAATGAAATGTGCAAACTGGCTTAAAGAATTATTAATTGCTGCATTTGTAGCAGAATTTGGGTTAGATGCTCAAGAACAATCTGCCCTAAATTTTATTGATTTAATAGAAACTGATACTGAATATGGTTTTAAAGTTTTTGGCGATAGTGATGAAAAGTTTAGAATAAAAGGTGGTAATTCAAAAATTATTGAAAACTTAGTTACTAAAATTGGCTCTGATTATATTAAAACAAATTATGAATTAACAGAAATCAATCAAAGAAGTAGTGGCTTGTATGATTTAAAATTTGCAAACGGTGAAAAAGTAACTGCAAAATATTTAGTATGTACTATACCATTTACAATTTTGAGAAAAATAAAACTAAATATCATTAATATGTCTAAAGAAAAACGCAAATGTATTGATGAATTGGGCTATGGTATCAACACAAAATTGATACTTGGTTTTGAAGGCAAACCATGGCGTGAGTATTCAAAAGCATATGGCTTTATGTTTCAAAAAGAGATTACAAATGCTTGGGATTCTAGCTACAACAAAGCACCTGAAAATCCTAATAATTTGTTGGTGTGTTTTTATGGTGGTTCATACTCATCATATCTCAATAGTGTTTCTTTTAAAAATAAAATGGCACCACCAACGCATGTATGGAAAACAGAATTACCAGAAAAATTATTGGAAATAACTTAA
- a CDS encoding DNA polymerase/3'-5' exonuclease PolX, protein MTNAQLSQQFKLLAELMELHGENDFKTKSYYFAARTLKNLDINLTELSTSEIEQIQGIGKAIAQKIYVLLHEDKFDLLEKYLAITPIGIVEILQIKGIGPKKIKLLWDELQIESIGELLYACYENRLTTIKGFGEKTQANIIEQIEFMQKNASSFLWASAEPLVIEIQQEIEQQFPNIMMSVVGAFRTKEIILDNIDILIASNDSAVQEKLIQDFKNYPVTFHFCTNDDFYNQQFRLSSNEEHISEIEKRLPANKTYTSEETIYSDAKLPYIEPEFRNVENTIQLSENDILKDIITLKDIKGIVHTHTKYSDGSNTIEQMVNYCMQQNFEYLAISDHSKSAFYAGGLKEEDIIKQHQEIDALNLKYPNFKIFKSIEADILYNGNLDYDADILKSFDLVIASVHAQLKMNEETATARIIKAIENPYTNILGHLSGRLLLSRKAYPLNYKKVIDACAANNVCVELNANPHRLDIDYSWIPYCQEKNVKIAINPDAHNLHGIHDIRHGVMAARKGLLMKNNCINTYNAQDFIAQLKK, encoded by the coding sequence ATGACAAATGCTCAATTATCACAGCAATTTAAGCTATTGGCTGAACTAATGGAACTGCATGGCGAAAATGATTTTAAAACTAAAAGTTACTATTTCGCAGCACGCACACTCAAAAATTTAGATATAAATCTTACTGAACTATCAACTTCAGAAATTGAACAAATTCAAGGAATTGGCAAAGCTATAGCTCAAAAAATTTATGTGTTACTACACGAAGATAAATTCGATTTGCTTGAAAAATATTTGGCTATCACACCAATTGGTATTGTCGAAATTTTACAAATAAAAGGCATTGGACCAAAAAAAATAAAATTACTTTGGGATGAATTGCAGATTGAATCTATTGGAGAATTATTATATGCATGCTACGAAAATAGACTTACAACAATCAAAGGTTTTGGAGAGAAAACTCAAGCAAATATTATTGAGCAAATTGAGTTTATGCAGAAAAATGCAAGTAGTTTCTTGTGGGCAAGTGCAGAACCATTAGTTATAGAAATTCAACAAGAAATTGAACAACAATTTCCAAATATTATGATGAGTGTAGTAGGTGCGTTTAGAACTAAAGAAATTATATTAGACAATATTGATATTTTAATAGCAAGTAACGACAGTGCTGTTCAAGAAAAGTTAATTCAAGATTTTAAGAACTATCCAGTCACTTTTCATTTTTGTACAAATGATGATTTTTATAACCAACAGTTTAGACTTTCTTCCAACGAAGAACATATTAGTGAGATAGAGAAAAGACTGCCAGCCAATAAAACTTATACTTCAGAAGAAACAATTTATAGTGATGCAAAATTACCATACATAGAACCAGAATTTCGCAATGTAGAGAATACTATTCAATTATCAGAAAATGATATATTAAAAGATATTATTACGCTAAAAGATATAAAAGGTATAGTACATACACACACCAAATATTCTGATGGTAGTAATACTATTGAGCAAATGGTAAATTATTGTATGCAACAAAATTTTGAATATTTGGCAATTTCTGATCATAGCAAGAGCGCATTTTACGCAGGTGGATTAAAAGAAGAAGATATTATAAAACAACATCAGGAAATTGATGCGCTAAATCTGAAATATCCAAATTTTAAAATTTTTAAAAGTATAGAAGCTGATATTTTATACAATGGAAATTTAGATTACGATGCAGATATCTTAAAGTCATTTGATTTGGTAATTGCATCAGTACATGCGCAGTTAAAAATGAATGAAGAAACTGCGACTGCACGAATCATCAAAGCTATTGAAAATCCTTACACAAATATACTTGGGCATCTTTCAGGTAGATTGTTACTTTCAAGGAAAGCTTATCCACTCAATTACAAAAAAGTTATTGATGCCTGTGCTGCAAACAATGTTTGTGTAGAACTTAATGCAAATCCACATCGTTTAGATATTGATTATTCGTGGATACCATATTGTCAAGAGAAAAATGTAAAAATTGCCATCAATCCAGATGCACATAATTTGCATGGAATTCATGATATTAGACATGGTGTAATGGCTGCAAGAAAAGGACTGTTGATGAAAAATAATTGCATTAATACCTATAATGCTCAGGATTTTATAGCACAGTTAAAGAAATAA
- the cas2 gene encoding CRISPR-associated endonuclease Cas2: MHFSAYQIMWVLVFFDLPTETKQDRKRYTKFRDNLLNDGFGMFQFSIYLRHCNSRENADVHIKRIKKFLPPNGHVGILCITDKQFGQMELFFGKKETELPNVPQQLELF; encoded by the coding sequence ATGCATTTCAGTGCTTATCAAATTATGTGGGTTCTAGTATTTTTTGATTTACCAACAGAAACTAAACAAGACAGAAAACGTTACACAAAGTTTAGAGACAATCTATTGAATGATGGATTTGGTATGTTTCAGTTTTCAATTTATCTAAGGCACTGCAATAGTAGAGAAAATGCCGATGTACATATAAAAAGAATTAAGAAATTTCTTCCACCAAACGGACATGTAGGAATTTTATGTATTACAGATAAACAATTTGGGCAAATGGAATTGTTTTTTGGGAAAAAAGAAACAGAACTTCCAAATGTTCCACAGCAGCTAGAATTATTTTAG
- the cas9 gene encoding type II CRISPR RNA-guided endonuclease Cas9 (Cas9, originally named Csn1, is the large, multifunctional signature protein of type II CRISPR/Cas systems. It is well known even to general audiences because its RNA-guided endonuclease activity has made it a popular tool for custom editing of eukaryotic genomes.) has product MKTILGLDLGTNSIGWALVNEDDKANEKSSIIKLGVRVIHYGENMVKTDSGAASMKPEEDFCSGKGISPNAGRTNKRSARRNLQRFKLRRKELISILNKNKIISDDNLLIEDGKNTTYETLKLRAKSAVEKIELNEFARVLLMINKKRGYKSSRKAKSTDEGSLIDGMAIAKKLYDENLTVGQFVYQLLSSGKKYIPTFYNSDLINEFNHIWEFQTQFYIDLFTKELFEKLKGKNSGQTWKTLQENWNLVGIQQKGNATEKKIEKYKWRTEALKEKFDLETIAIVLQEINKEISSSSGYLGNISDRSKELYFNKQTVGQYLYNSICKNKHHSLKNKVFYRQDYLDEFEQIWETQAKYHSILSNQLKEELRDIIIFYQRKLKSQKGLISLCEFEHKEIIVKNNGNEKKKIIGSKVIPKSSPIFQEFKIWQILNNVVIKHKTEKTKHVLSEEDKETIFKELNIRGNLSQSEVLKLININSKDWETNYKKGFEGNNINQSFYNVFQIIAENEGYGFDWNKKSADEINEELKAILPTLGINPDILFFDSDKGINQPSYQLWHLLYSAQDDDKISEADKLIYGDTDVALKKNLHTKFGIPIEYTNLFCAINFSDDYGNLSYKAINKILPKLKDGYEFSKACELVGYNHSNSKTKEDISNKKIETSIQLLKKNELRNPVVEKILNQMINLVNEVIENYGNPNEIRIELARELKSSAKERENYTAYINEANIKHQEIIKILRSNPFNIKNPTRNDIIRYKLYEELATNGYKDLYTNTKINAEDLFSKKIDIEHIIPKAKLFDDSFSNKTLAFRQNNLDKKDQTAIDYISRVLPDNLEKYKDTLKMLLDKKVISKPKYNKLLMTEAEIPSDFINRDLRDTQYIAKKAKNLLYTVTKTVVSTTGSITDKLREDWDLVNVMKEINLPKYKAIGLTNIIETKDNQQKEVITDWTKRNDHRHHAMDALTVAFTTHNHIQYINNLNASNEESKPLFAIRNKITKRLIDSNGNSKRLFIPPMENFRTIAKEHIENILISFKVKNKVVTRNINKSKKNGKNNFNKFTQLTPRGQLHKETVYALSKKIVIKEEKINASFDIDKINLVCNKLYKSLLLKRLEENNNDAKKAFTGKNALSKNPIYLDDKKKKIVPEIVKLKYLEDNYTIRKDINKDLKIEKVVDEKIRKILQKRLDEFSGKADKAFADLENNPIWLNKEKNISIKKVTITGIANGLALHHKKDHKGNLILDENNKKIPNDFISTGNNHHVAIYKDADGNLQESIVSFFEAVERANQKLPIIDKTYNQDLGWQFLFTMKQNEMFVFPSEDFNPNEIDLLDEKNNKIISKNLYRVQKIATKNYFFRHHLETTVNEIKELKDKAYINLRSTSNLSTIIKVRINHLGKIIQIGEY; this is encoded by the coding sequence ATGAAAACAATTTTAGGACTAGACTTGGGAACCAATAGCATAGGTTGGGCTTTGGTGAATGAAGACGATAAAGCTAACGAAAAATCAAGTATTATAAAACTTGGTGTAAGAGTAATACATTATGGCGAAAATATGGTAAAGACGGATTCTGGTGCAGCTTCTATGAAACCAGAAGAAGATTTTTGTTCTGGAAAAGGAATTTCACCTAATGCAGGAAGAACCAATAAAAGAAGTGCAAGAAGAAATTTACAAAGATTTAAATTGAGACGAAAAGAGCTTATTAGCATACTCAACAAAAATAAAATAATTAGTGACGATAATTTATTAATTGAAGATGGAAAAAACACCACTTATGAAACACTTAAATTAAGAGCAAAGTCAGCTGTAGAAAAAATTGAATTAAATGAATTTGCTCGAGTACTCTTAATGATTAATAAAAAAAGAGGTTATAAAAGTAGCAGAAAAGCAAAAAGTACAGATGAAGGAAGTTTAATTGATGGTATGGCTATTGCTAAAAAACTTTATGACGAAAATTTAACTGTTGGTCAATTTGTTTATCAATTATTAAGTAGTGGGAAAAAATATATACCAACATTCTACAACTCAGATTTAATAAATGAATTCAATCATATTTGGGAATTTCAAACTCAATTTTATATTGATTTATTTACTAAAGAACTTTTTGAAAAGTTAAAAGGAAAAAACAGTGGACAAACTTGGAAAACATTACAAGAGAATTGGAATTTAGTTGGTATTCAGCAAAAAGGTAATGCAACTGAAAAGAAAATAGAAAAGTATAAATGGAGAACTGAAGCTTTAAAAGAAAAATTTGACTTAGAAACTATTGCTATTGTATTGCAAGAAATCAATAAAGAAATTAGCTCAAGTAGTGGCTATTTAGGTAATATTAGTGATAGAAGTAAAGAATTATATTTTAATAAGCAAACAGTTGGACAATATTTATATAATAGTATTTGTAAAAACAAGCATCATTCATTGAAAAATAAAGTTTTTTACAGACAAGATTACTTAGATGAATTTGAACAGATTTGGGAAACACAAGCAAAATATCATTCAATACTTAGCAATCAATTAAAAGAAGAACTAAGAGATATTATAATTTTTTATCAACGAAAATTAAAATCACAAAAAGGATTAATAAGTTTATGTGAGTTTGAGCATAAAGAAATTATAGTCAAAAATAATGGAAATGAAAAGAAAAAAATTATTGGTTCTAAAGTAATACCAAAGTCCTCTCCTATTTTTCAAGAATTTAAAATTTGGCAAATACTAAACAATGTAGTTATAAAACACAAAACAGAAAAAACAAAACATGTATTAAGTGAAGAAGACAAAGAAACTATTTTTAAAGAATTAAATATACGAGGAAATTTAAGTCAATCAGAGGTATTAAAACTCATCAATATTAATTCAAAAGATTGGGAAACAAACTACAAAAAAGGTTTTGAAGGCAATAATATCAATCAATCATTTTATAATGTTTTTCAAATAATTGCAGAAAATGAAGGCTATGGTTTTGATTGGAATAAAAAGTCAGCAGATGAAATTAATGAAGAACTAAAAGCAATTTTGCCAACATTAGGTATTAATCCAGATATTTTATTTTTTGATAGTGATAAAGGTATCAATCAACCAAGTTATCAGTTATGGCACTTATTATACTCAGCTCAAGATGATGATAAAATTTCAGAAGCAGATAAATTAATTTATGGCGATACTGATGTAGCACTCAAAAAAAATCTTCACACCAAATTTGGAATTCCAATTGAATACACAAATCTATTTTGTGCCATCAATTTTTCTGATGATTATGGCAATTTATCATATAAAGCTATTAATAAAATTTTACCTAAATTAAAAGATGGATATGAATTTTCTAAAGCTTGTGAATTAGTTGGATATAATCATTCTAATTCAAAAACTAAAGAAGATATTTCTAACAAGAAAATAGAAACATCTATTCAACTATTAAAAAAGAACGAACTTAGAAATCCAGTTGTAGAAAAGATATTAAATCAAATGATCAATTTGGTAAATGAGGTAATAGAAAATTACGGCAATCCAAATGAAATTAGAATTGAATTAGCAAGAGAACTAAAAAGTTCTGCAAAAGAAAGAGAAAATTATACAGCATATATCAATGAAGCCAATATCAAACACCAAGAAATTATAAAAATATTACGAAGTAACCCATTTAATATAAAAAATCCTACAAGAAATGATATTATACGATATAAATTATATGAAGAATTAGCAACTAACGGATACAAGGATTTATATACTAATACTAAAATCAATGCAGAAGATTTATTTTCAAAGAAAATAGATATAGAACACATCATTCCAAAAGCAAAACTATTTGATGACTCATTTTCTAATAAAACTTTAGCATTCAGACAAAACAATTTAGACAAAAAAGACCAAACAGCTATTGATTATATCAGTAGAGTTTTGCCAGATAATTTAGAAAAATATAAGGATACTTTAAAAATGCTCTTAGATAAAAAAGTTATTTCTAAGCCCAAATACAACAAGCTATTAATGACAGAAGCAGAAATTCCATCTGATTTTATCAATAGAGATTTAAGAGATACACAATACATTGCAAAAAAAGCAAAAAATTTATTATATACAGTAACCAAAACTGTAGTAAGTACTACAGGAAGTATTACAGATAAATTAAGAGAAGATTGGGATTTAGTCAATGTAATGAAAGAAATTAATTTACCAAAATATAAAGCAATAGGTCTTACAAATATTATTGAAACCAAAGACAATCAACAAAAAGAAGTAATCACAGATTGGACAAAAAGAAACGATCACAGACATCATGCTATGGATGCATTAACAGTTGCATTTACAACACATAATCATATACAATATATAAATAACCTAAATGCATCTAATGAAGAAAGTAAACCATTATTTGCTATTAGAAACAAAATAACAAAAAGATTAATAGATAGTAATGGCAATAGCAAAAGACTGTTTATTCCACCAATGGAAAATTTTAGAACAATAGCCAAAGAACACATAGAAAACATATTAATTTCTTTTAAAGTAAAAAATAAAGTTGTTACTAGAAATATCAACAAATCAAAAAAGAATGGAAAAAATAATTTTAACAAATTTACTCAATTAACACCACGAGGACAATTACACAAAGAAACCGTTTATGCATTAAGCAAAAAAATAGTAATAAAAGAAGAAAAAATAAATGCGAGTTTCGATATTGATAAAATAAATTTAGTGTGTAATAAATTATATAAATCATTATTATTGAAAAGATTAGAAGAAAATAATAACGATGCAAAAAAAGCATTTACAGGTAAAAACGCACTCAGTAAAAATCCAATTTATCTCGATGATAAAAAAAAAAAAATAGTTCCAGAAATTGTAAAACTAAAATATTTAGAAGACAATTATACCATTAGAAAAGACATTAATAAAGATCTAAAAATAGAAAAAGTAGTAGATGAAAAAATAAGAAAAATACTTCAAAAAAGATTAGACGAATTTAGTGGAAAAGCAGATAAAGCATTTGCAGATTTAGAAAATAATCCAATATGGTTAAATAAAGAAAAAAATATTTCAATAAAAAAAGTAACCATCACAGGTATTGCTAATGGATTAGCATTGCATCATAAAAAAGACCACAAAGGTAATTTAATACTTGATGAGAACAATAAGAAAATTCCAAATGATTTTATCAGTACAGGCAACAACCATCATGTAGCTATTTATAAAGATGCAGATGGTAATTTACAAGAATCTATTGTTTCCTTTTTTGAAGCAGTAGAAAGAGCCAATCAAAAATTACCAATTATAGATAAAACATATAATCAAGATTTAGGATGGCAGTTTTTATTTACAATGAAACAAAATGAGATGTTTGTTTTTCCATCTGAAGACTTCAATCCCAATGAAATTGATTTATTAGATGAAAAGAACAATAAAATTATTAGTAAAAATTTATATAGAGTTCAGAAAATTGCGACAAAAAATTATTTTTTTAGACATCATCTAGAAACAACAGTTAATGAAATTAAAGAATTAAAAGATAAAGCATACATTAATTTAAGAAGTACTAGTAATTTAAGTACAATAATTAAAGTAAGAATAAACCATCTTGGAAAAATTATACAAATTGGAGAATATTAG
- the cas1 gene encoding type II CRISPR-associated endonuclease Cas1, whose product MIKKTLYFGQQSYLSVKQNQLQIKQDEFERFVPIEDIGVLVLDNYQITITHNVIQKLLDNNCAIIKCNDKHHPTGLVLNLDGHTQQTEKFKAQINASEPLKKQLWQQTIKAKIYNQTKVLDAWEINATYIRNIIPNVLSGDSNNHEAQAAKYYWSVLFQEEDSFFYRERFGEYPNNFLNYGYAILRATVARGLVASGLLPTLGIFHRNKYNAYCLADDIMEPYRPYVDHIVKEIITDIPEEQELTNVIKKRLLEIPAIDIEIDGKKSPLMVGLQRTTASLASCFEGKTKKIIYPEFK is encoded by the coding sequence ATGATAAAGAAAACACTGTATTTTGGTCAGCAAAGCTATTTGTCTGTCAAGCAAAATCAACTACAAATAAAACAGGATGAATTTGAAAGATTTGTTCCTATTGAAGATATTGGCGTATTGGTGTTAGACAATTATCAAATAACTATCACACACAATGTAATACAAAAATTATTAGATAATAATTGTGCCATTATTAAATGTAATGACAAACACCATCCAACTGGTTTGGTGCTTAACTTAGATGGACACACGCAACAAACTGAAAAATTTAAGGCACAGATTAATGCATCAGAACCACTAAAAAAACAATTGTGGCAACAAACCATTAAAGCGAAAATATATAACCAAACAAAAGTGCTTGATGCATGGGAAATAAACGCAACATATATCAGAAATATAATACCAAATGTATTGAGTGGCGATAGCAATAATCATGAAGCACAAGCTGCAAAATACTATTGGAGTGTGCTATTTCAAGAAGAAGACTCATTTTTTTACAGAGAACGTTTTGGTGAGTATCCAAATAATTTTCTAAATTATGGCTATGCCATTCTACGAGCAACTGTAGCAAGAGGACTGGTTGCATCTGGATTATTGCCTACTCTTGGCATATTCCATAGAAATAAATATAATGCCTATTGTCTTGCAGACGATATTATGGAACCATACAGACCATATGTAGATCATATTGTAAAAGAAATAATAACTGATATACCTGAAGAACAAGAGCTCACAAATGTTATAAAAAAAAGACTACTAGAAATACCAGCAATAGACATTGAGATAGATGGTAAGAAAAGTCCACTAATGGTTGGACTACAACGTACCACAGCATCATTAGCATCGTGTTTTGAAGGAAAAACAAAAAAAATAATATATCCAGAATTTAAATAG
- a CDS encoding type II toxin-antitoxin system YafQ family toxin encodes MYKILTTNQFEKDVKKCKKRHLDMSVLLDIIKKLQNNGELKQKYKPHKLSGNFAGFWECHIRPDWLLIWSQDDEKLLITLTRTGTHSDLFK; translated from the coding sequence ATGTATAAAATTCTTACGACAAATCAGTTTGAAAAAGACGTAAAGAAATGTAAGAAAAGACATTTAGATATGTCCGTATTGTTGGATATTATAAAAAAATTACAGAATAATGGAGAACTAAAACAAAAGTATAAGCCACACAAATTATCTGGTAATTTTGCAGGATTTTGGGAGTGTCATATTAGACCAGATTGGTTGTTAATTTGGTCGCAAGATGATGAAAAATTATTAATAACATTAACACGTACAGGTACGCATTCAGATTTGTTTAAATAA
- a CDS encoding deoxyribodipyrimidine photo-lyase, with translation MQPISIFWFRRDLRLEDNVALFHALQSKYAVLPIFIFDEEILDDLKEDKSTAILDARVIFIYEQLKNIKNQLANYNSDIKIFYGNVYDVWHKIIKENNVHAVYFNHDYEPYAIKRDEKLQEFFTKNNIETYSYKDHVIFEKNEIIKDNNTPYLVYTPYSKKWKSTLNDTYIQAFPSEQYLKNLLQTNQQSELFSLNEIGFEHKNLDFPTLNVEDVLIANYSETRDIPSIQGTSRLGVHLRFGTISIRKLVSRCLELQAEKYLNELIWREFYIHILYHFSNVIEQSFKPEYDKIEWRNNHAEFDAWCNGMTGYPIVDAGMRELNATGYMHNRVRMIVASFLCKHLLIDWRWGEAYFAKKLLDFELASNNGSWQWCAGTGVDASPYFRLFNPTLQTEKFDSKLIYIKKWIPELETMSYPLPIVQHEFARNRCLNIYKKALEKV, from the coding sequence ATGCAACCCATTTCAATTTTTTGGTTTAGAAGAGATTTAAGACTAGAAGACAATGTAGCGCTTTTTCATGCTTTGCAGTCAAAGTATGCTGTGCTTCCAATATTTATTTTTGATGAGGAAATATTAGATGATTTAAAGGAAGATAAAAGTACTGCAATATTAGATGCAAGAGTTATTTTTATATATGAACAACTAAAAAATATAAAAAATCAATTAGCAAATTATAATTCAGATATTAAAATATTTTATGGAAATGTATATGATGTATGGCATAAAATTATAAAAGAAAATAATGTACATGCAGTTTATTTCAATCATGATTATGAGCCTTATGCCATAAAAAGAGATGAAAAACTACAAGAATTTTTTACTAAAAATAATATTGAAACTTACAGCTACAAAGACCATGTGATTTTTGAAAAAAATGAAATTATAAAAGATAATAACACACCATATTTGGTGTACACACCATATTCAAAAAAATGGAAATCAACATTGAATGACACATATATTCAAGCTTTTCCATCAGAGCAATACCTGAAAAACTTATTACAAACCAACCAACAATCAGAATTATTTTCTTTAAATGAAATTGGATTTGAACATAAAAATTTAGATTTTCCAACATTAAATGTAGAAGATGTATTAATTGCAAATTATAGTGAAACAAGAGATATTCCAAGTATTCAAGGTACATCAAGGTTGGGTGTGCATCTTAGATTTGGCACTATTTCTATCCGAAAATTAGTTAGCAGATGTTTGGAGTTACAAGCAGAAAAATATTTAAACGAATTAATTTGGAGAGAATTTTATATACATATCTTATATCATTTTTCAAATGTGATTGAACAAAGTTTTAAACCAGAATACGACAAAATAGAATGGCGAAACAACCATGCAGAATTTGATGCTTGGTGCAATGGTATGACTGGCTATCCAATTGTAGATGCAGGCATGCGAGAACTGAACGCAACAGGTTATATGCACAACAGAGTTAGAATGATAGTTGCATCATTTCTATGCAAACATTTATTAATAGATTGGCGTTGGGGCGAGGCATATTTTGCAAAAAAATTATTAGATTTTGAGTTGGCATCAAACAATGGAAGTTGGCAATGGTGCGCAGGCACTGGCGTTGATGCATCACCATATTTTAGGTTATTTAATCCAACTTTGCAAACAGAAAAATTTGATTCTAAATTAATATATATAAAAAAATGGATACCAGAACTTGAAACTATGTCTTATCCATTGCCAATAGTACAACACGAATTTGCAAGAAACAGATGCTTGAATATTTATAAAAAAGCATTAGAAAAGGTATAA
- a CDS encoding FAD-dependent oxidoreductase, with the protein MENRITRKIIGNNLNNIDKVFDGSKAKYLGKHVFVNWIDYPYAKGSYSCYKVGQWTSISGLEIEPIGNMFFAGEHCSEMFQGFMNGGAETGRRVAEEIKKLFIDK; encoded by the coding sequence ATGGAAAACAGAATTACCAGAAAAATTATTGGAAATAACTTAAATAATATTGATAAAGTATTTGATGGCTCAAAAGCAAAATATTTAGGCAAACATGTTTTTGTAAATTGGATAGATTATCCTTATGCAAAAGGTAGTTATAGTTGTTATAAAGTTGGGCAATGGACAAGTATTTCTGGTTTAGAAATTGAACCAATTGGAAATATGTTTTTTGCTGGCGAACATTGTAGTGAAATGTTTCAAGGTTTTATGAATGGTGGTGCAGAAACTGGAAGAAGAGTTGCCGAAGAAATAAAGAAGCTATTTATTGATAAATAA